GAAGTTATGAGCTATTCAAAACTTTCGCGCGACCTAAATGATGCTACTATAGTAAATGCCGACATGTACGTGTTGTTTCTCGATATTAAAACCCCCTATCAAGGCAAGGGTGCCAAACTTACAGCCAATACCAACCTTCGCTTAAGTGCCTACGATGCTTTAAAAAGTAGAATGACCAAAGGTAAAAACAGTCTCACTGATAAACTTGGTATAACAGCATCGAAAAACAAAGAAGTAACGGCAACAGCGCAAACCGTCATTGATTTTGTGGCCGGAAGAAACAAAATCGGCGGATCGGCACTTGGTACTTACAAAGGTGTTTTGAAAAAGAATTTAGCCATTAACGGGGTGCTGGGTAAGGAGAAAGTTCAATCGTATGCCAAAACCCAAAATAGCTACATTGGAGTAGAAACTGCCTTTGGAAAAATGTACACTACAGAAGATATTGCCGTAGAGAACACCGCTATAATAAAAGCCGATGCCGGCAAATACGAAAATGGCGTAGAACAAGCGCTCCAGACCTTCTTAAAATATCACGTTGACGAGTTTCACAACAAATTTTTTAAGAAATAAATACGTCATAAAAATACAATAGGATGAAATGGATGGCATCCCTTTTAGGAATGGTTCTGTTGTTGAGTTCATGCAACGAAGAAGAATTAGACCTTCGGAGCTTTACACATCGAACGATAATGGCACGAATTGGCAATTGACCGACCTTGCATATCGACCACAGGGCATCGACCGGGAAAACAATCTGATTGCCGACTCTCAAAATGAAATTCAAAAGCTAGAAAATGGCAAATGGACTGCTTATACCTGGGATGCCAGCAGCGAACCATTAGTAAGCATCGGGCTGAAGTACGAAGGCATGCGTGGTAATGACACAGAAGGTAGAAGAATGGATGATTTTGAATTTGATGCAGCCAACAACCTCTATGCAATTGGTAAAAACACAAACACCATTTGCCGAACAAGGTTAAACTGATGGCACTCAGGCCTAGCCCTGTGCCCCTGAAGAAACGCTGCAATGACAGCATATCGTTACAAGTCTGCAGCCAGGCAATACTAATGCCGATCCTCATTACAAGTACAGCCCAAATGTTCAGCGCCATTGCTGAGCATTTGTGGCTTCCTTTTAATAATAACAATCCAAACAGGAAAGAAATGGCAGGAAAAAAGTAAAACACCGTACCTTGAATAAAACAAATGCTTTTCTTAACCACGCGTTGGTTCACACCCAGAAATGGAACATCTTCATTTTTAACGTACTAACGATACTTTCGGTGCTAAATGGACAAACTACCGTATTTTACCTCATATACTTTTTCTGGTGGAACGAAGTCCTTCGGATAATTATTGATAAGCTATTCTACAAGCGTAATCCATACGCAATTCTTCTAAATCCGAACAACGTCGGAATATTTGCATCCATTATCCAAATGGGCATTTATTTTGTTTTTATTGTGGTGTTTTTCGGCTTTTTAGCCAATTGGAACAATACTGAGTTACTAATGATTAATATGAACATCCTGTTTTTCCAGAACCTGTTTTTTAATATTAACCTTATTTTAGTAGCGGCAGAGCGCATTTATCTGCACAAATTCAGACTTCTATTAAAAGTAAGCTTCGGAAGTTTTACTCCCAATATGATTGTTCTTCACATTTCCATAATTCTTGGTGCAGTGATTATGTTGTTTGTGGTTCGTAATTTCCCCGACGTTTTTACTCCAACAAATTTTTGGGGCTCGGTTATAATTATTCTTCCTTTTCTGCTTTTAAAATTATTCATTTCCCATTCTCACTACTAACATTAAACACGAACCATGAATACTTTAACTGTTTTGCTCGCACTTATAACAGTCATAATTGGTCTGTCTTTAAAACTATTGAAGAAATATTTCCTTACACATAAAAACATAAGGAGATCAAATCAAGAAATTGAGAAACAACTCATTAAACACTCCGAATTGCTGAATAATGCGAAGGAAATGTATGAAATGGAAAAGCAACTTCATGCCATTATTGACAAACGCCTTCTGCAACTTGAAAAAGAATTCCCCTGCCCCACAACCAATACAGATTTAACTAGCCAAAAAACAGAGCGGTTCACGAAAAGCTATAAAAAGATGTTACGTAGCACACTAAAACTGCTAAAAGTTGAACATAGTTATTATGCTAATCGTTAAACACCTTTAACGAGAGAAGAAATATTTCTCTCATTCAACCTCATTTTTTAAACAACAAAGGGTTGCCGAACCGCAAATAGATGAAAAATATAAAAACGTTTTTTACGATATGCCTTTTACTGGCTTTATATAACTCTTCTGCACAAAAAAGTGTTGCTGCTGATAGTATTATACGATATACGCAAAAGCTGGACAATTACAATTTACAGATTGAAGTGCTTCAAAAAAAGATAGAGGAGGTTTATATCGCACAATTTGATGAAGCGCTTCAGTTAGCACATTTTGGGTACAATCTGGCCTTGCAACAAAACGATAGCATAAACACTGGCGATTTTTTGCGAAGCATTGGCGGTGCTTATGGTAAAAAAGGAAATATCGACAGCGCTTCAGTATACTATTTTAAGGCTTTGAAAGTGCTTGAGCCCACCCAAAACAGTGAAAAGCTCGGCTTACTATACGACGACATGGCTCGGCTTTTCCGTAAACTTGAGCAGCCAGAAAGAGCCCTGCGTTATTACAACAAAGCATTAAAACTTTATGAAGCAGCCAATAATTTGGAAGGCATAGCCCGAATTAACAACGAAAGTGGTGTGATTTTTCGCGATGCGGGAGATTTTAAAACTGCCAACAAACGTTTCGAAAAATCGCTGCGTATACAGCAAGCCAGAAAAGACTCAGTAGGAATTGGCTATGCTCTTGAATTTCTGGGCTACAACCAACTGCTTATTAGTGATTATAAAAAAGCGGAGGACTACCTTCTCCAAGCACTATCTATCAGGCAAAAGGTAGGCGAAGAGTTTGCCATCATGCTAAACTACACTGCTTTGGGAGAGCTATACAAAGAGGCAAAACAGCCCAATAAATCAATTACTTTTTTTGAGCATAGCAATACTTTAGCGCAAAAAATTGATTTCCATGATATTCAGACCTACAATTACCGACAAATAACGGATATTTATGAAAGTCTTGGAAACTACAAACTGGCCTACAAAAACTTAAAAGTCTTTAATTCGCTGAATGATAGTTTGTACACCGCACAAAAAATAAAAGATGTTGAAGAAATAACGACACGATACGAAACCGCACAAAAAGAAAAACAAATAATGGAGCAGCGGGCACAAATTGCAGAACACCAACTAAGTTTGAAAAACCGAAACATGGGAATCATCGGTTTATCGTCGCTGGTTATTATTGTTGCTCTCTTTGGGTTTCTGCTGTATAAACAACAAGCACTGCAAAATATAAAACAACAAAAAGACAGTGAGCTCAAGCTGGCACTGGAAAAGATTGAGAGCCAAAACCGGCTGCAGGAACAAAGGCTGGCCATATCGCGCGACTTGCACGATAATATTGGAGCACAACTAACATTTATTGTTTCGGCAATTGAGACAATCAAATATGTTCTGCCCGATAAAAATGACCAACTCACCAGTCGCATGAATAACATCGGATCCTTTGCCAAAGAAACCATTCAGGAACTTCGCGATACCATTTGGGCAATGAATAAATCGGGAGTAAGCATAAGCGACCTGAAATCGCGTATTGCCAACTTTATTGGGAAAGCCAAACAATTGTACCCCAACATTGAGATATTGATTGTACACGACGATAAACTTTCAGAAGCCATACAATTCACTTCTTTGCAGGGACTAAACATCTTTCGTATCATCCAGGAAGCGAGTAACAATGCCCTAAAATATGCCGATGCCAATCAGATAAAAATTCAAATGAGTACAGTAGAAAACGGGGTTAACTTTTTGGTTGAAGATGACGGAAAAGGTTTTGTTGAAAATGAAGTGGATCCGGGCAATGGCTTACTAAATATGCGCAAAAGAGCTCAGGAACTTGGCGGAGAACTAACGCTTATTTCTGAACCCGGAATCAAAACAAGTGTTTCATTTAATGTGGTTAAAACATAACTCTCATGAACACGCGAATAGCAATTGCAGACGATAATAACTTCCTAATAAAAAGCGTAAAAGATAAACTTTCGTTTCACAGTGATATTTCAATTGCATTTACGGCTAACGACGGACATCAGTGCCTTGAAAAGTTAAAACTTGATACGCGGATAAAACTTATTTTGATGGATATTGAAATGCCTCGTTTAAATGGCATTGAAGCTACTGTACAAATAAAACAGAAATACCCGCAAATAAAAATCATTATGCTTACCGTTTTTGATGACGATGAAAATATTTTTAAAGCCATTCAGTCGGGGGCTGATGGTTACCTGTTAAAAGAAACCTCGTCGCCCGAACTTTACAATGCCATTTTTCAAACGCTTGAAGGTGGTGCGGCAATGACTCCTTCGATTGCATTAAAAACCCTGAATTTGTTGCGTAGTCCTATGCTCATAAAAAACACTGAATCAGAAGAAAGCGTAAAACTAACCGGACGGGAGTTGGAAGTACTGGAGCAATTAGCGGTTGGCCTGCCTTATACTGCAATAGCCGAAAACCTCATTATATCACCCTCAACTGTGCGGCGGCACATCGAAAACATCTACAAAAAACTACAGGTCCACTCTAAGGTTCAAGCTATAGAACTGGCCAAGAGAAAGCGGATTATTTAAGCTAAGACAGCAGACGCAATCGCAACACCCTATTAATCTCAATTTATGCATTCAAACTTTGTGGCATTAACAATAAAAATGCCACCTGCTTATAAAACACGTGGCATTTTTTAGAATCCTCTTATGCAAGGTTGTTTGTAATCAGAATTTGTTAACCAGAAAAAGCGTTTTTATTGAATTCTTGTATTATCACCAGCTTTCGGGAACGTACCATACCAGGTATTTCTACTGGACCACTACCCTCACAAACAAAGATTTTCGCAAACAGGTAAAGCCCGGCTCTACGGGCTTTTACCAGTTTAAGAAAATTTAGTTGGGTACAATACCTATAAGCAATTTGCCCAATGATTCACTCCTTCCAAATCATTAATTTCGTCCATTCTGAACATCCACCTTCAGAAAACCGGCTTCCCTCAGCACATTTTTTACTGCATCAATTTCATCTTGCGTGGAGTTTTTATCGGGTGTTATACTCGCATATAAACTGCGATTTCCTGGCCCTGAAAGAAAGCTTTCTGCCTCACGTTTAAGTTTGGCCATATTGGCACTTCCATTCCATCCATATCCGAACACATACGATGGTTCGCCTATTTTAGTACCCGGCTCTGTTTCTCTGATCGAATGCCTTTGTATGCTAGAACCTACTTGATTAATTTTTGCTCTTCTCAGAATATTTAAAACAGTTTCAGTTTGAAGGTAGGTAACATCATTTTCAACTTCTAAAGCAACATTTGTTTCCCCTGACTGACTTCTGATCTCGTTTATTCTGGATTCAAACTCTTTTAGATTGTATCTTTCCTCATCCATGCTAATGCTGCCATCTGCTTTTAGCAGAATTTTGTGATGTACAGTGGAAACCGGCTCCGGTTCCGGTTTTAAAACAGTTGTACTTATCTTTCTAAACGGAATTTGATTGAGTTCATTGAGAACAGACTCCAGTCTTTCTTTCGGAACATTGCTGAAAGAAAGCACCGAAATGCTCTCTTTGTTATCAGCTGGTTTCAAAGCTTTTTCAACTTTTTCTTTTAATTTATCCATCGTACATTCTTCATTAAAAACTTTTAACCTGTCTGGATAAACCTTTACATCGTATTTTTCAAAATCCTGAATGGAAGGCAAACCTGCACCACTTGCAGATTCCGGCTGATCAGAAGAATATTTTACATGGTTGATTTTCAATGAACGAATCAACTCTTTTATTTCGTTTACTTGCTTTTCAGCAGCGCCAACTTCTATAGCAACCTTTACTCGCTGATGGTATTCGTGATTTATTTCTTTGCTCAAACGTTTCGTCATAGCAATACGCTCCAACAAATATTCTTTTAGCTCTTCTGTTGAAACTTTCTTGTTTTCGATCAATTGCCATTTCCCTTTTTCTATTTTAGGTGCCAAATAATATTTTGCCACATAGGTGTTACCATCTTTGCCAATTATTATTTCTACAGCAGGCGGTGGAGGTGGCGGCGGAGCTAATTTCGAAGTTCGTTTCACTCCTTTAGGAATTTGAAAACTTATTTTTCCGGGGACCATCTGGTTTACAACCGCTTTTTTATCGGTACTTAAGGAAAAATAATCATTCTCAAATTTTCCATGCGCTGTTTCCTGGCGAACACTTAAGATGGATTCCGCGATCTTCTTCATTACCACTTCGGTTGCGTCTTGTGGAGTAGCCACATCCTTGCGGAAAAGTATGGTTCCCTGAGAAATAAGTACTTCCCCAACAAAGGGTAATTCTTCCGACTTAACATCTGGATTTTCTCCGGAAATTCTATTTCTACCTTTAAGAAACGATTCCAGATTAGTCCTCAAATCTTTCAATTCAAGTCTTTGGTTTTCAACTAATAGCTCGCCTTTCAAATTCTGAAGAATAATAAACACATTTTTTTTATGAATTGTGTTTACTTCATTTATTGGCTGATTTGAATCGACAATAGTAAGTGGTTGATTGTCTTTAAAATAATCTTCATTCTTTAAATAGTTCATCTTGGAACTTACCCAGGAATCGATCCATACTTCTGAACTATCCTGTTGCCCGATCACGGGCAAATAGGCTCCTGCTTTCTCAACAATTATTTCTGGCCTCGCAAAAGCCTGCAAAAGCAGTGCTACCACCGGAACAAACAAAACAAGTTTCAGGCTTGTCCAGCGGCGATTGTTTTTCATATGCATCATTTTAATTCGTTTTAAAATTGGTTTTTGTGTAAAATGGTTGGCTACGGCAAAACGTCTTTCGCCTACAGCCTTTTTAAGAACCAACAGTTGGTATGTTTTTGCATCGATGCCTTTGTTAAGAACGGCCTGGTCGGCCTGGTATTCGTGAATCAGTTTCAGATCGCGGCGCAACAACCACATAAACGGGTTAAACCAGTATAGTGCAGTAAACAGCTCGCAGATCATCAGGTCAACTGAATGCTTGTGTTGAATGTGTGCGTATTCGTGGGCAAGTACAATATCCTTGTTTTCGGTAAAATCCTTTTCCGACAAAATAATGTGTTGCAAAAAGGAAAAGGGTTGAATAAGATCTTTGACAATGGCCAAAATCACATCCCGGAAGTGTTGTTTCTCGGCCCGGCGAATGATCTGCCACACCCGCCCCACCGAAAAGGCCAGACGAATAACGAGCAGTCCGATCACAGTCAGGTAAAACAGTAACCACGGGTTAACTGAAAAGGACGAAACTTCGTTTGTTGCCTCAATACTTTCAGTATCAATGGGAGCCGCTGTAATCTGCGGTGCCGTTACAAATTCGTGAATAACCTCGAATTGCGGAATCACCTGCGTTTCGCTAAAAACCGGAATATCGGCAAAAGGAAGAATTACCGAAGTCAGCAAAATTCCGATCAAAACAAAGCGGTTGGCCGTGTGCATTTTGTCGCGGCTAAGGCTAAGTTTAAACACCACATAAAGTAGTGCCAAACTTATACTCGATTTTAAGAGGTAGGCCAAAAACGGATTCATCACTTCTGATTTTTATTGTTTTCAATCTCTGCAATCAGTTTTTTTAAATCCTCCAGCGAAAGGTTTTCTTCTTCAACCAGCA
This is a stretch of genomic DNA from uncultured Draconibacterium sp.. It encodes these proteins:
- a CDS encoding tetratricopeptide repeat protein, with amino-acid sequence MKNIKTFFTICLLLALYNSSAQKSVAADSIIRYTQKLDNYNLQIEVLQKKIEEVYIAQFDEALQLAHFGYNLALQQNDSINTGDFLRSIGGAYGKKGNIDSASVYYFKALKVLEPTQNSEKLGLLYDDMARLFRKLEQPERALRYYNKALKLYEAANNLEGIARINNESGVIFRDAGDFKTANKRFEKSLRIQQARKDSVGIGYALEFLGYNQLLISDYKKAEDYLLQALSIRQKVGEEFAIMLNYTALGELYKEAKQPNKSITFFEHSNTLAQKIDFHDIQTYNYRQITDIYESLGNYKLAYKNLKVFNSLNDSLYTAQKIKDVEEITTRYETAQKEKQIMEQRAQIAEHQLSLKNRNMGIIGLSSLVIIVALFGFLLYKQQALQNIKQQKDSELKLALEKIESQNRLQEQRLAISRDLHDNIGAQLTFIVSAIETIKYVLPDKNDQLTSRMNNIGSFAKETIQELRDTIWAMNKSGVSISDLKSRIANFIGKAKQLYPNIEILIVHDDKLSEAIQFTSLQGLNIFRIIQEASNNALKYADANQIKIQMSTVENGVNFLVEDDGKGFVENEVDPGNGLLNMRKRAQELGGELTLISEPGIKTSVSFNVVKT
- a CDS encoding M56 family metallopeptidase, with the translated sequence MNPFLAYLLKSSISLALLYVVFKLSLSRDKMHTANRFVLIGILLTSVILPFADIPVFSETQVIPQFEVIHEFVTAPQITAAPIDTESIEATNEVSSFSVNPWLLFYLTVIGLLVIRLAFSVGRVWQIIRRAEKQHFRDVILAIVKDLIQPFSFLQHIILSEKDFTENKDIVLAHEYAHIQHKHSVDLMICELFTALYWFNPFMWLLRRDLKLIHEYQADQAVLNKGIDAKTYQLLVLKKAVGERRFAVANHFTQKPILKRIKMMHMKNNRRWTSLKLVLFVPVVALLLQAFARPEIIVEKAGAYLPVIGQQDSSEVWIDSWVSSKMNYLKNEDYFKDNQPLTIVDSNQPINEVNTIHKKNVFIILQNLKGELLVENQRLELKDLRTNLESFLKGRNRISGENPDVKSEELPFVGEVLISQGTILFRKDVATPQDATEVVMKKIAESILSVRQETAHGKFENDYFSLSTDKKAVVNQMVPGKISFQIPKGVKRTSKLAPPPPPPPAVEIIIGKDGNTYVAKYYLAPKIEKGKWQLIENKKVSTEELKEYLLERIAMTKRLSKEINHEYHQRVKVAIEVGAAEKQVNEIKELIRSLKINHVKYSSDQPESASGAGLPSIQDFEKYDVKVYPDRLKVFNEECTMDKLKEKVEKALKPADNKESISVLSFSNVPKERLESVLNELNQIPFRKISTTVLKPEPEPVSTVHHKILLKADGSISMDEERYNLKEFESRINEIRSQSGETNVALEVENDVTYLQTETVLNILRRAKINQVGSSIQRHSIRETEPGTKIGEPSYVFGYGWNGSANMAKLKREAESFLSGPGNRSLYASITPDKNSTQDEIDAVKNVLREAGFLKVDVQNGRN
- a CDS encoding response regulator transcription factor, with translation MNTRIAIADDNNFLIKSVKDKLSFHSDISIAFTANDGHQCLEKLKLDTRIKLILMDIEMPRLNGIEATVQIKQKYPQIKIIMLTVFDDDENIFKAIQSGADGYLLKETSSPELYNAIFQTLEGGAAMTPSIALKTLNLLRSPMLIKNTESEESVKLTGRELEVLEQLAVGLPYTAIAENLIISPSTVRRHIENIYKKLQVHSKVQAIELAKRKRII